One stretch of Nicotiana tabacum cultivar K326 chromosome 18, ASM71507v2, whole genome shotgun sequence DNA includes these proteins:
- the LOC107793706 gene encoding uncharacterized protein LOC107793706 produces the protein MHRDKFQPKASPCVFIGYPYAKKGYKLFNLNTKSVLYSRDVIFHESVFPYQLIHSTSSSSTPTSSFPMYSFDTHSDLHSSNPPGPSSPTVSIPSNSPTPDPFLPPEHDHVQPTFPTHELEPQPHPFPMIIKSSRTHHIPSHLKDYVVQLPPSLSSSTSSSFSATQHVLVEPHSYTQAAASPAWQEAMAKEFEALEAKKTWQIVELPFDKKP, from the coding sequence ATGCATAGGGACAAGTTTCAACCAAAAGCTTCTCCTTGTGTGTTCATTGGATATCCCTACGCTAAAAAGGGTTACAAACTCTTCAACTTAAATACCAAGTCAGTTTTGTACTCTAGAGATGTCATTTTTCATGAATCTGTATTCCCCTATCAATTGATACactctacttcttcttcttctactccaACTTCATCCTTTCCCATGTACTCCTTTGATACACATTCTGATTTGCATAGTTCCAATCCACCTGGACCTTCCTCTCCAACTGTCTCCATCCCATCTAACTCACCTACTCCTGATCCTTTTTTACCACCTGAACATGATCATGTTCAGCCCACCTTCCCAACACATGAGTTAGAACCTCAACCTCATCCATTTCCTATGATTATAAAAAGTTCTAGAACCCACCACATACCATCTCACTTGAAGGACTATGTTGTACAACTTCCACCTTCCCTTTCCTCTTCCACTTCTTCCTCCTTTTCTGCTACACAACATGTACTAGTAGAACCTCATTCTTACACTCAGGCTGCTGCTAGCCCCGCTTGGCAGGAAGCTATGGCCAAAGAGTTTGAAGCCTTGGAGGCAAAGAAGACTTGGCAGATTGTTGAATTACCTTTTGACAAGAAACCATAG